The sequence CCCACATGGGCGCCCACTCACAGGTCAGCAGGCTCAGGTCATGGCCCAGCTTGATACGCAGCGCGCCCAGCGCTTCGGAGACGATCTTGGCCTTGTCCGCGCCGAAGAAGACGATATCGCCATCGACCGCGCCCACGCGGTCGAGGATCACGTTGAGCTTGTCTTCCGGGATGTTCTTGACGATCGGAGACTGCAAGCCTTCGACGCCTTTGGCGCGCTCGTTGACCTTGATGTATGCCAGGCCCTTGGCACCGTAGATGCCGACGAACTTGGTGTAATCGTCGATCTGCTTGCGCGGCATGCTCGCCCCGCCCGGTACGCGCAGCGCCGCAACGCGGCACTTCGGATCGTTGGCCGGACCGCTGAATACCTTGAACTCGACCTGCTGCAGCTGATCGGCGACGTCGACCAGCTCCAGTGGGATACGAAGATCCGGCTTGTCCGAACCATAACGACGCATGGCTTCTTCGAATGGCATGTGCGGGAATTCGCCGAACTCGACGCCCAACACTTCCTTGAACAGCTTGCGCACCATGCCTTCGGTGATACCGATGATGTCGGACTCGTCGAGGAAGCTGGTCTCGATGTCGATCTGAGTGAATTCAGGCTGGCGATCGGCACGCAGGTCTTCGTCGCGGAAGCACTTGGCGATCTGATAATAGCGATCGAAGCCGGCAACCATCAGCAACTGCTTGAACAGCTGGGGCGACTGCGGCAGCGCGAAGAAACTGCCGGGATGCGTGCGGCTGGGGACCAGATAGTCGCGCGCGCCTTCCGGCGTGGCACGCGTCAGGATCGGCGTTTCCACGTCGAGGAAGCCGTTTTCGTCCAGGTAACGGCGGATGCTGGTGGTAATGCTCGAGCGCAGCTTGAGCTTCTCGGCCATTTCCGGCCGGCGCAGGTCGATGAAACGATAGCGCAGCCGCGTTTCTTCACCGACATCGCTGTACTCGTTGAGGGGGAACGGCGGCGTTTCCGCTTCGTTCAGCACTTCGAGCGCGTATCCCAGCACTTCGATCGCACCCGACGCCATGTTCGGGTTGACCGCGCCGGCCGGGCGCAGACGCACCTTGCCGGTGATCTTGATGACATATTCGCTGCGCACCTTGTCCGCCGCGGCGAAGGTTTCGGCACGATCAGGGTCGAACACCACCTGCGCCAGGCCTTCACGGTCACGCACATCGAGGAAAATGACCCCGCCGTGGTCGCGACGGCGGTGAACCCAACCGCAAAGAGTAATTTCCTGGCCGTCCAGGCTTTCGTTCAACTGGCCGCAATAATGGCTGCGCATCATGGTGAGGTTCGCTTCTCGTATCTTGGAAATTCGTTGGGTCGCTCGACTCGCGACTGGGCAGACGGCGCTTTCGCGGCATTCCGTCCGAATTGGTCACTCATCGACACTGAAAGGGCGAGTGACCGGCATCAAGCGCGGCCCTACCCGTACGGCAAACAAGCCGCCCGACACAAGCGCGGGATTATATCGACATAATCGCCTCAACGCAGCCGGCGACCGATAGTCTTGGCGATGGACGTGATCATCGACGCGGAGTGAAACCAACCTCGTCCGCGAGCTTCAAACCATCAGATTATGATTGGCGACAGTGCGCCACTCACCATGCGCGCTCATTTTCTGGCATAACTGTCTATGAATTCATCAAACGGGAGACAACCATGGAAATCAATATTGGTATCGCCGAACAGGATCGTGCAGCAATCGCGGAGGGTTTGTCCCGCCTGCTGGCCGACACCTATACGCTGTACCTCAAGACACACAACTTCCATTGGAACGTAACAGGGCCGATGTTCAACACCCTGCACACGATGTTCGAGACCCAGTACACCGAACTGGCCGTCGCCGTCGATGATATCGCCGAGCGCATCCGCGCACTGGGCTTCCCGGCGCCAGGCACCTATGCCGCCTATGCCAAGCTGTCTTCGATCAAGGAACAGGAAGGCATTCCCGCCGCCGAAGACATGATCAAACTGCTGGTCGAGGGACAGGAAGCGGTCGTTCGCACCGCACGCGGCATCTTTCCGCTACTGGAAAAGGTCAGTGACGAACCCACCGCCGACCTTCTGACCCAGCGCATGCAGGTACATGAGAAGACAGCCTGGATGCTGCGCAGCCTGCTGGCGGCCTGATACCCGACTTTTGACCCGGCGTTACGGGATAGCCGCGACCGCGGCTATCCCGTGGACCCCGTCAAGCTCCCATCGCCGGTCACCCGGACCGCCCATCCCGCCGTCGTCCCTGCCGCAAGTCATTTGAGCGGCGCCCTCCTTTACTGTTAAATACGCGCGCCGCAGGCTGGCACCATCAAATACGAGCGACCGTTTATTCACGCTCAGTTTCCAATTGCCCAGCGCCTGTCGGCTTCTGCCGTACTATTTAACTGTGAGTCATACGAATGCTTAAGATCATCCATGTATTAACGGGCGTCGCTGCGCTGGCGCTGTCATTCATCCCCAGCCTGACGGGCGCAATGCCCGTGCTGTTGCAACCTGACGCATTGGCCCTGATGTTTCTGGGTCTGCTGAACGTACAGTTCGCTTCATCGGCACAACGCACGATCGGCGCGCGGGGCCGCCCCGTCCTGGTAGCCGCCG is a genomic window of Stutzerimonas stutzeri containing:
- the aspS gene encoding aspartate--tRNA ligase, translating into MMRSHYCGQLNESLDGQEITLCGWVHRRRDHGGVIFLDVRDREGLAQVVFDPDRAETFAAADKVRSEYVIKITGKVRLRPAGAVNPNMASGAIEVLGYALEVLNEAETPPFPLNEYSDVGEETRLRYRFIDLRRPEMAEKLKLRSSITTSIRRYLDENGFLDVETPILTRATPEGARDYLVPSRTHPGSFFALPQSPQLFKQLLMVAGFDRYYQIAKCFRDEDLRADRQPEFTQIDIETSFLDESDIIGITEGMVRKLFKEVLGVEFGEFPHMPFEEAMRRYGSDKPDLRIPLELVDVADQLQQVEFKVFSGPANDPKCRVAALRVPGGASMPRKQIDDYTKFVGIYGAKGLAYIKVNERAKGVEGLQSPIVKNIPEDKLNVILDRVGAVDGDIVFFGADKAKIVSEALGALRIKLGHDLSLLTCEWAPMWVVDFPMFEENDDGSLSALHHPFTAPQCSPAELEANPAGALSRAYDMVLNGTELGGGSIRIHRKEMQQTVFRILGIDEAEQNEKFGFLLDALKYGAPPHGGLAFGLDRLVMLMTGAQSIREVIAFPKTQSAADVMTQAPGAVDAKALRELHIRLREQPKAE
- a CDS encoding Dps family protein — its product is MEINIGIAEQDRAAIAEGLSRLLADTYTLYLKTHNFHWNVTGPMFNTLHTMFETQYTELAVAVDDIAERIRALGFPAPGTYAAYAKLSSIKEQEGIPAAEDMIKLLVEGQEAVVRTARGIFPLLEKVSDEPTADLLTQRMQVHEKTAWMLRSLLAA